One window of the Marinilactibacillus sp. Marseille-P9653 genome contains the following:
- the deoB gene encoding phosphopentomutase, translated as MNFDRVHLIVMDSVGIGEAPDAKAFNDEGSHTLGHIAENTDLKLPNLKTLGLGNIEPLKGVDETPTSIGYYTKLEEKSVGKDTMTGHWELMGLHIKKPFRVFPEGFPEDLINQIEEHTGRKIVANKPASGTAILDEYGEHQMKTGDLIVYTSADPVLQIAAHEEIIPLEELYEICEYVREITKDDPYMIGRIIARPYLGEPGAFTRTSNRHDYALSPFGDTVLDSLKNAGKDVVAVGKIDDIFNGQGITESVRTKSNMDGVDKLIEVMQKDFNGLSFTNLVDFDALFGHRRDVEGYANALQEFDARIPEIISELKQDDLLIITADHGNDPTHPGTDHTREFVPVLIYSPSFENNGALPQGFFADISATIAENFDVAATGFGSSFLSELK; from the coding sequence ATGAATTTTGACCGCGTACATTTAATTGTTATGGATTCAGTAGGTATCGGAGAAGCACCTGATGCTAAAGCCTTTAATGACGAAGGATCTCATACACTTGGTCATATAGCTGAAAATACAGATTTGAAATTACCTAACCTTAAAACACTTGGACTTGGTAACATCGAACCATTGAAAGGCGTGGATGAAACACCAACCAGTATAGGATATTATACAAAACTAGAAGAAAAGTCAGTCGGAAAAGATACAATGACAGGCCATTGGGAACTAATGGGTCTGCACATTAAAAAACCTTTCCGAGTATTTCCTGAGGGCTTTCCTGAAGATTTGATCAATCAAATCGAAGAACATACTGGAAGAAAGATTGTTGCGAATAAACCAGCATCGGGAACAGCTATCCTTGATGAATACGGTGAACACCAAATGAAAACTGGCGATTTGATCGTTTATACGTCTGCGGATCCTGTATTACAAATTGCAGCACATGAAGAGATCATTCCGTTAGAAGAATTATATGAAATTTGTGAATATGTTCGTGAAATTACTAAAGATGATCCTTATATGATTGGACGTATTATTGCGCGCCCTTATCTAGGTGAGCCTGGTGCATTTACAAGAACCAGTAACAGACACGACTATGCCTTAAGTCCATTTGGGGATACTGTGTTGGATTCATTAAAGAATGCTGGTAAAGATGTAGTAGCAGTTGGGAAAATCGATGACATCTTTAATGGTCAAGGAATCACGGAATCTGTTCGTACAAAATCCAATATGGATGGAGTAGATAAACTGATTGAGGTTATGCAAAAAGACTTTAATGGACTAAGCTTTACCAATTTAGTTGATTTCGATGCTTTGTTTGGACACCGTAGAGATGTAGAAGGATACGCAAATGCACTTCAAGAGTTCGACGCTAGAATCCCTGAAATCATTAGCGAATTAAAACAAGATGACTTACTAATCATTACGGCTGACCACGGAAATGATCCAACGCATCCTGGGACAGATCACACAAGGGAATTTGTTCCTGTCTTGATCTATTCACCTAGTTTTGAAAACAATGGTGCTTTACCGCAAGGGTTCTTTGCGGACATCAGCGCTACTATAGCAGAAAACTTTGATGTGGCTGCAACAGGATTTGGGTCTAGTTTCTTATCTGAATTAAAATAA
- a CDS encoding GNAT family N-acetyltransferase, with translation MLTEYKSDYHKITMGLLSYVPDLKETTRLTKELEWYKQEDNRQLYLWKSDETNDFAGVLGVEVEDEFVLVRHISINPSYRDEGLAHQILDAAAAKFSPRQLVGTIETSSLITKWHTED, from the coding sequence ATGTTAACGGAATACAAATCGGATTACCATAAGATTACTATGGGGCTATTATCTTATGTGCCAGATCTTAAAGAAACAACGAGATTGACAAAAGAATTGGAATGGTACAAGCAAGAAGACAATCGTCAACTGTATTTATGGAAAAGCGATGAGACAAATGACTTCGCCGGAGTACTCGGTGTTGAAGTGGAAGATGAATTTGTGTTGGTAAGACATATTTCAATCAATCCATCGTACCGAGATGAAGGGCTAGCGCATCAGATACTAGACGCAGCAGCAGCAAAATTCTCACCTAGACAGTTAGTTGGAACGATCGAAACGAGTTCTCTTATAACAAAGTGGCATACTGAAGATTAA
- a CDS encoding Fur family transcriptional regulator, with product MEKTDTTIQSIKQKLYKSGFKLTPQREIILKVLVEKEHLSAEEIYLAVRSEHTGIGLATVYRTLELLTDLKLINKIAFQDGIARYDINNSEHNHQHHYLLCLNCGKIDEVEQDMLMDIERKIEKTYQFKIKDHRLTFHGLCGECLIQADNDQ from the coding sequence ATGGAAAAGACGGATACAACTATACAATCAATTAAGCAAAAGCTTTATAAATCTGGATTCAAATTGACCCCTCAACGAGAGATCATTTTGAAAGTCTTGGTTGAAAAAGAGCATCTAAGTGCAGAAGAAATCTATCTGGCTGTTCGATCAGAGCATACAGGCATTGGATTAGCAACCGTTTATCGGACGCTAGAACTATTGACTGACCTGAAGTTGATCAATAAAATAGCCTTTCAAGATGGTATTGCAAGATACGATATTAACAATAGCGAACATAACCATCAGCATCATTATTTGTTATGTCTCAACTGTGGGAAAATCGATGAAGTCGAGCAAGATATGCTGATGGATATTGAAAGAAAGATCGAAAAAACGTATCAGTTTAAAATAAAGGATCATCGACTGACTTTTCATGGTCTATGTGGAGAGTGTCTGATACAAGCTGATAATGATCAATAA
- a CDS encoding pseudouridine synthase: MDRLQKVMAHAGIASRRKSESMIEEGRVKVNGKVMTELGYQVKKHDTISVDDVPIQKEKPVYFLLNKPRGVVSTVDDPKNRDTVVQLLQEVEERIYPVGRLDYDTTGVLLLTNDGELANKLMHPKYSVEKTYIAKVNGRMTREDVMHLEKGVVFDKVKSAPAKARIIDYDRKRDISTVELTIHEGKNHQVKKMMQAIKHPVEKLTRTHYGFLTVEGMQSGVWRELKQFEVNKLKQLVDEEV; the protein is encoded by the coding sequence ATGGATAGATTACAGAAAGTCATGGCTCACGCGGGCATTGCATCAAGAAGAAAGTCTGAGAGTATGATTGAAGAAGGACGCGTAAAAGTTAATGGAAAAGTCATGACGGAACTTGGATACCAAGTGAAAAAACATGATACGATCTCTGTAGACGATGTGCCGATTCAAAAAGAAAAACCAGTATACTTCTTGTTAAACAAACCTAGAGGGGTCGTATCAACAGTTGATGATCCAAAAAATAGAGATACGGTTGTTCAATTACTCCAAGAAGTTGAAGAACGAATTTATCCAGTAGGACGATTGGATTACGATACGACAGGTGTATTGTTACTGACCAATGATGGCGAATTAGCAAACAAATTGATGCACCCGAAATATTCTGTTGAAAAAACATACATCGCAAAAGTAAACGGAAGAATGACAAGAGAAGACGTTATGCATCTTGAAAAAGGTGTTGTTTTTGATAAGGTGAAATCAGCTCCTGCGAAAGCAAGAATCATTGATTATGATAGAAAAAGAGATATCTCAACTGTTGAATTAACCATTCATGAAGGTAAAAATCATCAAGTTAAGAAAATGATGCAGGCAATTAAACATCCAGTAGAAAAATTGACTAGAACTCACTATGGATTTTTAACGGTAGAAGGCATGCAGTCTGGTGTATGGAGAGAACTCAAACAATTTGAGGTCAACAAGCTTAAACAACTAGTGGATGAAGAAGTTTAA
- the xerD gene encoding site-specific tyrosine recombinase XerD, with the protein MELGTEALEDYLTFLKIERGLSKNSIESYQRDLNQYITFLKKEKIGSWNQIDRYLILNFLESQKEGEKADNSLIRMISSLRRFHQFLKQENISSEDPMLYIQTPKKAQTLPKVISTKQIDVLLSVPDVSNKIGIRDRAILEVMYATGIRISELVNLRLDELHLSMNLIQTIGKGDKERILPIGEQGVKWVEYYLEFSRPKLALKSSQESPYVFLNPRGSQLSRQGVWKKIKKMVLQAGIAQNVTPHTLRHSFATHLLENGADLRVVQELLGHSDISTTQIYTHITKHRLKEVYDTYHPRA; encoded by the coding sequence ATTGAACTAGGAACAGAAGCCTTAGAAGACTATCTTACCTTTTTAAAAATCGAAAGAGGGCTCTCTAAAAATTCTATTGAAAGTTATCAGCGGGATCTAAATCAATACATCACTTTTCTAAAAAAAGAAAAAATTGGTTCTTGGAATCAAATTGATCGTTACCTTATTTTGAATTTTCTGGAATCACAAAAAGAAGGTGAGAAAGCGGATAATTCCTTGATTAGGATGATTTCAAGTTTACGAAGATTTCATCAATTTCTGAAACAAGAGAACATCTCCAGTGAAGATCCGATGTTGTATATTCAAACACCTAAGAAAGCTCAGACCTTACCCAAGGTGATTTCAACCAAACAGATAGATGTTTTACTCTCCGTACCAGATGTTTCGAACAAGATTGGTATTCGTGATCGAGCGATTCTGGAAGTTATGTACGCTACAGGAATAAGAATATCGGAGTTAGTAAACTTGAGGTTAGATGAGCTGCATCTATCGATGAACTTAATTCAGACAATTGGTAAGGGAGATAAGGAACGAATTTTACCAATTGGAGAACAAGGCGTTAAATGGGTAGAATATTATCTTGAATTCAGCCGACCAAAGCTTGCGCTGAAATCTTCTCAAGAGTCCCCGTATGTTTTTTTGAATCCGAGAGGCTCTCAACTAAGTAGACAGGGCGTCTGGAAGAAAATCAAGAAAATGGTCTTGCAGGCAGGGATTGCGCAGAATGTAACACCACATACTTTGAGACACTCTTTTGCAACGCATCTACTTGAAAATGGCGCAGATCTTCGTGTAGTACAAGAATTACTGGGGCATTCGGATATCTCAACGACTCAAATTTATACGCACATTACAAAGCATAGATTAAAAGAAGTCTATGACACGTATCACCCTAGAGCCTAA
- a CDS encoding ScpA family protein, translating into MSENWEVNLDVFEGPLDLLLHLINKYEIDIYDIPIARITAQYMDYLHAMKSLQLDVAGEYLVMAATLMSIKSQLLVPRNDSWDEEGEDFIPEHEDPREELMDMLIEYRKFKNAANQLDQKQLERSVFFTKEPADVSEFQKNVPLENGEIQLQDLIDAFKTVMKRSELREPELTTIETEEITVADRMEWIESELRGRYRTKVAFQDLFSHYSRKDIVVTFLALLELIKENKVAFTQEETYSDIELSYIG; encoded by the coding sequence ATGAGTGAAAATTGGGAAGTGAACTTAGATGTATTTGAAGGGCCTTTAGACCTTCTTTTACATCTGATCAATAAATATGAGATCGACATTTACGATATTCCGATTGCCAGAATTACGGCTCAGTATATGGATTATCTTCACGCAATGAAAAGTCTACAATTAGATGTTGCTGGAGAATACTTAGTAATGGCTGCTACGCTGATGTCTATCAAAAGTCAGTTACTTGTTCCACGTAACGATAGCTGGGATGAAGAGGGAGAAGACTTTATCCCTGAACATGAAGATCCAAGAGAAGAATTGATGGATATGTTGATTGAGTATAGGAAATTTAAAAATGCTGCTAATCAACTTGACCAGAAACAACTGGAAAGATCTGTTTTTTTCACCAAAGAACCTGCGGATGTTTCTGAATTTCAAAAAAATGTTCCTCTAGAGAACGGTGAAATACAATTGCAAGATTTGATTGATGCTTTTAAAACAGTGATGAAAAGAAGCGAATTAAGAGAACCGGAACTGACTACGATTGAAACAGAGGAAATAACAGTAGCAGATCGTATGGAATGGATTGAATCAGAGCTTAGAGGCCGATACAGAACAAAAGTCGCTTTTCAGGATTTGTTTAGCCACTATTCTAGAAAAGACATCGTCGTAACGTTTCTTGCTTTACTTGAACTCATTAAAGAAAACAAAGTAGCTTTTACTCAAGAAGAAACTTACTCGGATATCGAGTTATCTTATATCGGTTAG
- a CDS encoding purine-nucleoside phosphorylase yields the protein MEKEYLESIDKAAAYLKDNGMEKPVVGLILGSGLGELAEEATNPVAIPYENIPGFPVSTVEGHAGQLVYGELGGKMVLAMQGRFHFYEGYALEDVTFPVRVMKALGIETLVVTNAAGGVNTSFNPGDLMIITDHVNFTGVNPLMGKNDPEVGPRFTDMTEAYDKGYQQLIRECAQSNGLEIKEGVYFGLTGPTYETPAEIRMIRTMGGDAVGMSTVPEVIVAKHAGLKVAGISCITNYAAGMQSHLNHDEVVEVTTRVKESFKSLVKDFVAKV from the coding sequence ATGGAAAAAGAGTATCTAGAGAGTATCGATAAAGCAGCAGCCTATTTAAAAGATAATGGAATGGAAAAGCCGGTTGTTGGTCTGATTCTAGGCTCAGGATTAGGCGAGTTAGCTGAGGAAGCAACAAATCCAGTAGCAATACCTTATGAAAATATCCCTGGATTTCCGGTGTCTACTGTAGAAGGGCATGCAGGACAACTTGTTTATGGAGAACTTGGCGGTAAAATGGTTCTAGCTATGCAAGGTCGATTCCATTTTTATGAGGGTTATGCGCTAGAAGATGTAACGTTCCCTGTTCGAGTAATGAAAGCTTTGGGAATCGAAACATTAGTGGTAACAAATGCAGCAGGTGGTGTAAACACATCCTTTAATCCAGGAGACTTGATGATTATTACCGATCACGTGAACTTCACTGGCGTTAACCCTTTAATGGGTAAAAACGATCCTGAAGTTGGTCCAAGGTTTACAGATATGACTGAAGCTTATGACAAAGGGTATCAACAGCTCATTCGTGAATGTGCTCAAAGTAACGGACTCGAGATTAAAGAAGGTGTCTACTTTGGCTTAACTGGGCCAACATATGAAACACCCGCAGAAATTCGTATGATCCGTACGATGGGTGGCGACGCTGTAGGAATGTCTACAGTGCCAGAAGTCATTGTTGCAAAACATGCCGGATTAAAAGTTGCAGGAATTTCTTGTATCACAAATTATGCGGCAGGCATGCAAAGTCATTTAAATCATGATGAAGTAGTTGAAGTAACAACAAGAGTAAAAGAATCTTTTAAATCATTAGTTAAAGATTTTGTCGCTAAAGTCTAA
- a CDS encoding ATP-binding protein codes for MKLNIVAIRVWLITSGLILISLVATSLFYAQFYSQQIKQNYLNDYESFIHNVETLSESNPQYIMTYLQEANVIHAKLNFAIRSEGQDVYNEEEWDLQFSDDIYQRVISNPNLVEKIVSGEETQIRSDSDPEYESKIPYIFHVKHINFQGEQLTFYAYADLSFIAEVERTVFYALSLLILFSVFLSYAYYLYLRRHISEPINAMTNIAFDYARDDFSHQLPVSGRDDLSELAMAMNKMGHSLETNRTVVRQEKELLSHIMTSIDTGILYYDSDQSLILSNPAGDLFLTQYQVEKGNFSTKDDYIDIELNLKEAVETKKFSQFNIEMVEFYYEVTILPLIEDDTLEIRGILVSTKDLTHEHRLDKMRVDFINNISHELRTPLVMVQGYSEAIIDDIAETIDEKKEMAQIISDESQRMNRMVNEMLDLSRMEAGFIEIEKDSLNLNRYLSTLVSRFNKMASEVDVRLALDVPEKIIELPIDKDKMDQVFVNLINNAIRHTGMTDKSAKTVTLRLFEDENLEEVIMEVRDTGTGIPKEDVPYIFDRFFKADKSRKNYSDNASGTGIGLSVVQSIIEAHGGRLSVESTLGKGSTFIIHLPIDQNSTSTFDSF; via the coding sequence ATGAAGCTGAATATCGTTGCGATAAGAGTTTGGCTGATTACTTCTGGACTTATCCTTATATCTCTTGTTGCCACATCTTTATTTTATGCCCAATTCTATTCCCAACAGATTAAGCAGAACTATTTGAATGACTACGAATCCTTTATTCATAACGTAGAAACCCTTTCTGAAAGTAATCCTCAATATATAATGACTTATCTTCAGGAAGCTAATGTTATTCATGCGAAGCTCAATTTTGCAATTCGTTCTGAGGGTCAAGATGTTTATAACGAAGAAGAGTGGGATCTCCAATTTTCTGATGATATTTATCAGAGAGTAATCAGTAATCCCAATTTAGTTGAAAAGATCGTGTCTGGTGAAGAAACTCAGATTCGTTCTGATTCAGATCCGGAATATGAAAGTAAAATACCCTATATCTTTCACGTCAAACATATTAATTTTCAAGGTGAACAATTGACATTTTATGCATATGCAGATTTGTCTTTTATCGCTGAAGTTGAACGCACAGTTTTCTATGCGTTAAGTTTACTTATTTTGTTTAGCGTATTTTTAAGTTACGCTTATTATTTATATTTACGTAGACATATATCGGAACCAATCAATGCCATGACGAATATTGCCTTTGATTATGCACGAGATGACTTTAGCCACCAACTACCGGTCTCAGGTAGAGATGACTTATCTGAACTTGCAATGGCAATGAATAAAATGGGGCATTCTCTCGAAACAAATAGAACCGTGGTCAGGCAGGAAAAAGAACTTTTATCTCATATCATGACAAGTATTGATACAGGAATTTTATATTATGATTCCGATCAGAGCCTGATTCTTTCCAATCCTGCTGGAGATTTATTCTTAACGCAATATCAAGTTGAAAAAGGTAATTTTTCAACGAAAGATGACTATATTGATATAGAGTTAAACTTAAAAGAAGCTGTTGAAACAAAGAAATTTTCTCAGTTCAATATTGAAATGGTCGAATTTTATTATGAGGTGACGATCTTACCTCTGATTGAAGACGATACTCTGGAAATTAGAGGCATTCTGGTGTCCACTAAGGACCTGACACATGAACACAGATTAGATAAAATGCGCGTTGACTTTATCAATAATATTTCGCATGAACTTAGAACGCCTTTAGTGATGGTTCAGGGTTATAGTGAAGCGATTATTGATGATATAGCTGAGACAATTGATGAGAAGAAAGAAATGGCTCAAATTATCAGTGATGAATCGCAACGGATGAATCGAATGGTTAATGAAATGCTTGATTTATCAAGAATGGAAGCTGGATTTATTGAGATTGAAAAAGATTCTCTAAACTTGAACCGTTACTTGAGTACACTCGTTTCTAGATTCAATAAAATGGCTTCAGAAGTCGACGTAAGATTAGCATTAGACGTTCCAGAAAAAATAATCGAATTACCTATTGATAAAGACAAGATGGACCAAGTTTTTGTGAATCTAATTAATAATGCAATTAGACACACCGGGATGACGGATAAATCTGCCAAGACGGTTACATTGAGGTTATTTGAAGATGAAAATCTAGAAGAAGTTATTATGGAAGTTAGAGATACAGGAACGGGTATCCCTAAAGAAGATGTTCCATATATCTTTGATCGATTCTTTAAAGCAGACAAATCTAGAAAAAATTATTCAGATAATGCATCAGGTACAGGAATTGGGTTATCTGTTGTGCAGAGTATTATTGAAGCACATGGAGGGCGCTTAAGTGTAGAATCTACACTTGGTAAAGGTTCAACCTTCATCATACATTTACCTATTGATCAAAATTCTACGAGTACTTTTGATTCGTTTTAA
- a CDS encoding response regulator transcription factor → MTDEKLQGSTEQQAKKILVVDDENRIRRLLRMYLEKAKYEIDEAENGKIALQLALENDYDLILLDLMMPEMDGIEAAEELRKEKDTPIMMLTAKGEELNRIQGFEVGADDYIVKPFSPREIVLRVSAILKRTQSGSGSMNKAADVSDTLTLPHLEIDNDSRRVTADGRSVNLTPKEYDLLHYLMSSPDQIFGREQLLREVWKYEFFGDLRTVDTHVKRLREKLKKESQTAAKMIETVWGLGYKLNSYPHEEEE, encoded by the coding sequence GTGACGGATGAAAAATTACAAGGCAGTACAGAACAGCAAGCGAAAAAAATATTGGTGGTTGACGATGAAAATCGTATTCGTAGATTATTGAGAATGTATCTAGAAAAGGCCAAATATGAGATTGACGAAGCTGAAAACGGAAAAATCGCATTACAATTAGCACTAGAAAATGATTACGACTTAATTCTTTTAGACCTTATGATGCCTGAAATGGACGGAATCGAAGCTGCTGAAGAATTGCGAAAAGAAAAAGATACACCCATTATGATGCTTACAGCAAAAGGTGAAGAATTGAATCGTATTCAGGGATTCGAAGTCGGGGCCGACGATTATATTGTCAAACCTTTCAGTCCAAGAGAAATTGTATTAAGAGTTTCTGCGATTCTTAAGAGAACTCAATCCGGTAGTGGAAGCATGAATAAAGCTGCCGATGTCTCTGATACATTGACTTTACCGCATCTTGAGATCGATAACGATTCTAGACGTGTAACAGCTGACGGCCGATCAGTAAATCTGACGCCGAAAGAATATGATCTTTTACACTATCTGATGTCTTCTCCTGATCAGATTTTTGGTAGAGAACAATTATTAAGAGAAGTCTGGAAATACGAATTCTTTGGTGATTTAAGAACAGTCGATACACACGTGAAACGTTTGCGTGAAAAATTAAAAAAAGAATCCCAAACCGCTGCTAAAATGATTGAAACTGTATGGGGGCTTGGATATAAACTGAACTCATACCCTCATGAAGAAGAGGAGTAG
- a CDS encoding S1 RNA-binding domain-containing protein — MSNFGNVVMGIVTDKNEKATFVQNNGVTYEVLTKNHEELELGQTIEGFCYVDKGGNQLFTTEIPEVRVGNFGWGEVIDIKRSLGVFVNVNWHNKDLVISLDDLPYEGHLWPKKGDKLYLTVSVDEQDRMWGQLADEEDFYAIYENGEKEAHNKDINGYTFRLKKAGTYFITEDHFIGFIHPSEREREPRLGEHVSGRIIGLREDGVYYVSMLPRAYEVLDEDAAMILEVLRRAGDQYIKFNDKSDPQAIKNQFGISKGQFKRALGRLFKQRLIEQDDFGTKLIKDPQEESEG; from the coding sequence ATGTCTAATTTTGGAAATGTCGTCATGGGCATCGTTACAGATAAAAATGAGAAAGCCACCTTTGTTCAAAATAATGGTGTTACGTATGAAGTTTTAACAAAGAATCACGAAGAACTAGAACTAGGTCAAACAATTGAAGGTTTTTGTTATGTAGATAAAGGCGGAAATCAGTTATTTACAACTGAAATACCTGAAGTAAGAGTAGGGAATTTCGGCTGGGGAGAAGTCATAGATATTAAAAGATCTTTAGGCGTGTTTGTAAACGTTAATTGGCACAATAAAGATCTAGTTATCTCACTTGATGATCTTCCATATGAAGGACATTTATGGCCAAAAAAAGGAGACAAACTTTACCTAACGGTCTCAGTTGATGAACAGGATCGTATGTGGGGACAACTTGCTGATGAAGAAGATTTCTATGCAATCTACGAAAATGGTGAGAAAGAAGCGCACAACAAAGATATCAATGGCTATACTTTCCGACTTAAAAAAGCTGGAACATATTTCATCACAGAAGATCATTTCATTGGATTCATTCACCCGTCAGAGCGTGAACGAGAACCAAGATTAGGCGAACATGTCTCTGGCCGTATTATTGGGCTAAGAGAAGATGGCGTTTACTACGTTTCTATGCTACCCAGAGCTTATGAGGTATTAGATGAAGATGCGGCGATGATACTTGAGGTTCTAAGACGTGCTGGAGATCAATACATTAAATTCAACGACAAAAGTGATCCTCAAGCAATCAAAAATCAATTTGGTATCAGTAAGGGTCAGTTTAAACGAGCGCTTGGGAGATTGTTTAAACAAAGATTAATTGAACAAGATGACTTTGGAACAAAACTGATCAAAGATCCTCAAGAAGAAAGTGAAGGTTAA
- the scpB gene encoding SMC-Scp complex subunit ScpB — translation MNETAVYESLLFVAGDEGLTLKEMAKLTNATTEHVLVSLEKLLNDYNSRDTSALTIIETANKYRLVTKETYSSVVSNYAQSPLMQKLSKALLETLAIIAYKQPITRMEIEEIRGVQLATALHKLRLRDLIQEVGRLEAPGRPVLYGTTDYFLDYFGLNTLSELPELRMEEETEETSLFFESFQQSFE, via the coding sequence ATGAACGAAACGGCGGTATATGAGTCACTGTTATTTGTGGCTGGAGATGAGGGGCTTACTTTGAAGGAGATGGCTAAACTCACGAATGCTACAACAGAACATGTACTTGTTTCACTCGAAAAATTGCTAAATGATTATAATTCTAGAGATACGAGTGCTTTGACAATTATAGAAACAGCCAATAAATATAGACTTGTTACGAAAGAGACCTACTCTAGCGTCGTAAGTAATTATGCTCAGTCTCCCTTAATGCAGAAGTTAAGTAAGGCTTTACTGGAAACACTAGCAATTATTGCATATAAACAACCCATTACTAGAATGGAAATCGAAGAAATTAGAGGTGTGCAACTTGCAACAGCACTCCATAAATTAAGATTGCGTGATCTTATTCAAGAGGTTGGAAGACTTGAAGCGCCAGGAAGACCCGTTTTATATGGTACAACGGATTATTTTCTAGATTACTTTGGATTAAATACTCTATCAGAATTACCAGAGCTAAGAATGGAAGAAGAAACTGAGGAAACGTCTTTATTTTTTGAAAGTTTCCAGCAGTCATTTGAATAA
- the lysA gene encoding diaminopimelate decarboxylase yields the protein MDQFKNKQLPEFSGNTTINDKNHLEIGGVDSVYLAEKYSTPLYVYDTALIKERLNEFKEAFSSYEKETQVAYASKAFSSLALYQMLAKESVSLDVVSGGELFLAIKAGFPSEKIHFHGNNKSHQELVEALNADIGCIVVDNFTELDMINQLTTLHQKKINVLIRITPGIEAHTHEYITTGQEDSKFGFDLASGQAKEAVKEAQSLKYIDVIGLHAHIGSQIFETTGYEAVIERLMQHSKEWQDLFNFDLKVLNVGGGFGIRYTNEDAPLPIKDYAISIMRSVKQYSKELGLELPEIWVEPGRSIVGEAGTTLYTVGTQKTIPEVRKYVSVDGGMADNIRPALYDAKYTGVLANKVYAQYDTKVSIAGKACESGDMLIWDLSLPEVEQGDYLAVLSTGAYGYSMASNYNRLPRPAVVFVEDGKDFLAIRRERYEDFLNLEQSVDSKY from the coding sequence ATGGATCAATTCAAAAATAAACAGCTTCCTGAGTTTTCAGGAAACACAACAATTAATGATAAAAATCACCTGGAAATTGGTGGTGTGGATAGCGTATATTTAGCTGAGAAATACTCAACGCCTTTGTACGTATACGATACAGCTCTCATTAAAGAGAGACTTAATGAGTTCAAAGAAGCATTTTCTTCATATGAAAAAGAAACACAAGTAGCTTACGCGAGTAAAGCATTCTCTTCACTAGCGCTTTATCAAATGCTAGCTAAAGAGTCTGTATCTTTAGATGTTGTTTCTGGAGGGGAACTATTTTTAGCCATCAAAGCTGGGTTTCCTTCAGAGAAGATTCATTTCCATGGTAATAATAAATCTCATCAAGAACTAGTGGAAGCTTTAAATGCAGACATTGGATGTATCGTTGTGGATAATTTTACAGAGTTGGATATGATCAATCAACTAACCACGCTTCATCAAAAGAAAATAAATGTCTTGATTCGAATCACTCCAGGGATTGAAGCGCACACTCATGAATATATTACAACTGGACAAGAAGATTCGAAGTTTGGTTTCGATTTAGCCTCTGGTCAGGCGAAAGAAGCGGTTAAAGAAGCTCAGTCTCTGAAATATATTGATGTTATTGGATTACACGCCCATATTGGTTCGCAGATTTTTGAAACTACAGGATACGAAGCCGTTATTGAGCGTTTAATGCAACATTCAAAAGAATGGCAAGATCTTTTTAACTTTGATCTTAAAGTATTGAACGTGGGCGGTGGATTTGGTATTCGGTACACAAATGAAGATGCGCCTCTACCCATCAAAGATTATGCTATCAGTATAATGAGAAGTGTTAAACAATATTCAAAAGAACTTGGTCTTGAGTTGCCTGAAATCTGGGTTGAACCAGGGAGAAGTATAGTCGGTGAAGCAGGAACGACACTTTATACTGTAGGTACTCAAAAAACGATTCCTGAAGTTAGAAAATATGTATCAGTAGATGGTGGAATGGCCGACAACATCCGACCAGCTTTATATGATGCAAAATATACTGGTGTATTGGCAAACAAAGTATACGCACAGTATGATACAAAAGTGTCTATTGCAGGAAAAGCTTGCGAAAGTGGAGACATGCTGATTTGGGATCTATCGTTACCTGAGGTGGAACAAGGAGATTATCTAGCGGTTTTGAGTACAGGAGCTTACGGATACTCAATGGCGAGTAATTATAACCGCCTACCAAGACCAGCTGTTGTTTTTGTAGAAGATGGTAAAGATTTCCTAGCAATCAGAAGAGAGCGCTACGAAGACTTTTTAAACTTAGAGCAATCAGTGGACTCGAAATACTAA